TTTAACATCTGGTATTTCTTTGGGTCTCTGGCTCTGTTCGTGCTCGTCAACCAGTTCATCACCGGCATTTTGCTGACCATGAACTACAAGCCGGACGCCAAACTGGCTTTCGATTCGGTCGAATACATCATGCGCGACGTCAACTGGGGTTGGCTGGTGCGTTACATGCATTCCACCGGCGCCTCGGCGTTCTTCATCGTCGTCTATCTGCACATGTTCCGCGGCCTGATTTACGGCTCGTTCAAGCAACCGCGCGAACTGATCTGGATTTTCGGCATGCTGATCTTCGTCTGTTTGATGGCCGAAGCGTTTATGGGTTACCTGCTGCCTTGGGGCCAAATGTCTTACTGGGGCGCGCAGGTAATTATCTCCTTGTTTAGCGCGATTCCAGTGATCGGCGACGAGTTATCGCTGTGGGTACGTGGCGACTATGTAGTTTCCGACGCCACCTTGAACCGCTTTTTTGCGTTTCACGTCATCGCTGTGCCGCTGGTATTGCTGATCCTGGTATTCCTGCACATCGTGGCTTTGCACGAAGTGGGTTCCAACAACCCCGACGGCGTTGAAATCAAGCAATCAAAGGACCCTTGGGGACATCCTGTCGACGGCATTCCCTTCCATCCGTACTACACGGTCAAGGACATCGTCGGCGTCGGCGTGTTCATGTTCTTCTTCGCCACGGTGATTTTCTACATGCCGGAATTAGGCGGCTACTTTCTGGAGCATGCCAACTTTATCCCGGCTGACCCATTGAAAACCCCGGAACATATCGCCCCGGTCTGGTATTTCACCCCGTTCTACGCCATTTTGCGCGCGGTACCGGATAAGTTTGCCGGCGTGATTGCGATGGGCGGCGCGATTGTGGTGCTGTTCATGCTGCCTTGGCTGGATCGTAGCCCGGTCAAGTCTATCCGTTACCGTGGCGGCATCTTCAAAAAAGCCGTGGCATTGTTTGTAGTGGCGTTTATCGGCTTGGGTTATTTGGGTACCCAGCCTGCTACGCCAGGCGCCACGACGGTTGCGCGGATATTGACCGCCGTTTACTTCGGATTTTTCCTGTTGATGCCTTTATATACCCGCTGGGAAAAAACCAAACCGGTACCGAATCGCCTGACCAACCAGCCTAGCCTGGAGGATCGCATTCCCGCTCTGCTGGCCTTAGTCGATGAAGTCGTTGAGGTACAGCAAGTTCCCGACAATATGGGGGGCACTATCGCTAAGAAAAGGCCGAACTGGTCCGGCATCTCAGCCGTGCTGATTCGTTTTGCAAAAAACCTAAAAAAGAGCCTGGATTAAGCCATGAAAAAAATACTCTACACTCTTTTGTTTTTGCTGCCTTTCAACGTGCTGGCCAGTGGCGGCGTCAAACTGGATAGCGCCGACATCGACTTGAGCGACAACCTGTCGATGGAGCGCGGCGCGAAGTATTACGTCACTTATTGTTTGGGCTGTCATTCGGCAAAACACATCCGCTACAAACGTATCGCGATCGATTTGAAACTAGATGAAGCGGAAGTTCTGAAAGTGGTGGCGCCTTTCGGGGCCGGCATTTACGATCAGATGCATTCAGCCATGAACGCGCACGACGCGGAAAAATGGTTCGGCACCACACCGCCGGATTTATCGCTGATCGCCCGTTCGCGCGGTGCCGACTGGCTATATACCTACCTGCGCAGCTTCTATGCGGAACCGGGAAAACCTTTAGGCGTTAACAACGCGGTATTCCCTGATGTCGGTATGCCCAACGTGTTCTGGCAACTGCAAGGTACGCAGTCGGCAATTACGCAGAAAATCGACGGCCATGACGTGATTACTGGTCTGAAACTGGATCAACCCGGCCAAATGACACCCCAGGAATTCGACAAAATGGTCAACGATCTGGTCAACTTCCTGGTTTACGTCGGTGAACCGGTACAGTTGGAAAGACAACAAATGGGTAAATACGTGCTGTTCTTTATCCTGATGTTTATCGCTCTAGCTTATCTGCTGAAAAAAGAGTACTGGAAAGACGTACACTAATCACAGCTTAAGCGCGTTATATCAAACCGGTATCGGCTAAGCTGATACCGGTTTTTTTATGACCAAGGGTTTAACAAGCAATCGATTTGTAAATCCGGTTAAAATCTCGGTTAAACTCCCAGTATAGCCATGCGCTAAGCTCTAACGCTGGAAACAACTCTATCCTTGACCGTCGAAAGCTAATATGAAAAAAACTACGCCTACCTCCGAAACACCAGTCTCTACCGCTGAAAAGCCCGCTCCAGCGAAAGCGACTAAAAAATCCCCTGCCAAATCCGTTGCCGTTAAAACAGCACAAGAAGCCTCCGCCGCACCGGGCAAAACCAAAGCTAAACCCAAAGCAACTACAACGCCTAAAGCCGTAAAAACAACGGCTGAAGCACCGGCTGCCCCGGAAAGTATCGAAAAAGCGCCGGAAGCTGCCGCAGCCAAAGCAGCCACGAAAAAAGCCAATCCAAAACCAAAGGCCGCCAAAGTAGAGCCTAATGTGGAAGCCGAGCCAAGTGGCACTGCGCCAGTCGAGATTTCCATGCTTGAACGCATAGGTTTGACCGCTGGCGTTATCTGGCATCATTTGGCTGAAAACGGCGCGACACCGGTTGCCAAATTAGTTTATGTACTGCCGGAGGAAGAGGCCGTCATTCAAAGAAGTATCGGTTGGTTAGCTCAAGAGGACAAAATCACGCTGTCGGCCAGAGGTGGTGACCAAGTCGAAACCATCGTGCTGAAGGGCTAGTATTTTGCGGCTGAGAAAATCGTTCCTCACGCAACACTTAGCCGCTTGCCATGAAAATAACGATTGTTGAGGCATAAAGACCTCTGGCTTTAAACGACAAGCAACAGACGGTCAATTGCGAGAGCCATCCAAACCTCAGCAATGACCGAATAAGCGCACTATCAATTATTCGGAGGATAAACAATGAAAAACATTATTTTGGCAATCGTAGCTTTATTGTTCTTAGGCCAAACGGCGTATGCGGCCGACGCAGATTGCGAAGCGAAGGCGACTGAAAAAAAGCTGGCCGGCGCCGCCAAAAATAGCTTTCTTAAAAAATGCGAGAAAGACGCCAAGATCGCTGCCGCCAAAGCCAGTTGCGATGCAAAAGCGGCCGAGAAAACCTTGAAAGGAGCGGCCAAAAACAGCTTCACCAAAAAATGCGTCACTGACACAAATAAATAGCACTTTCGATAAACGCGAGTCCTCCGTCCCTCAGGAACGCCAGCAACGAATATCTGCTTGCCCCCATAGTTGCAATCACTCCGAAAATACGTTTTTTGTGGAATGACGTGTTTCAGTCCCACTGACATATACGCAACAGCTATTAACGCCGCGCCTCAATAAGCTCGCTCCCGCAAAGCCGGGAGCCCAGTTGCCGCACTGGAGCCCCCTCTTCTCGGGAATGACGACCTCAAGAAACTTAAGAAGCGGATTAACCATAGCGGTTTCGAGAAGACCGCCTTACCTCACCCAAGCAGCAACAGCCCATCGATAGAAAATTTTTCCGGTAACGAAAAAAATTATTTGTTCTGCATTTGTTTTAGTTGTATGCTTTATTAAAACAAACACAGAACAAATATGACGCTTACCCGTAAACAACAAGAAATTTTCGACTTCCTGCTACAAAATCAGGAGCGATTCAGTCATCCGCCGACATTGGAAGAATTGTGCGCGGCGATGGGCTTGAAATCACGCGGTTCATTGCATAGTCAGATTAAGGCGCTAATCGATGCCGATTTGATCGAAGCACCGCAGCGCAAGCAACGCGGCATCCGCCTGACCGAGCATGCCAAATCGCTGGTCAACAAAACCGAGGCATCCGGCATGCTGCCTTTTGTCGGCACCATAGCCGCCGGCCGGCCGATAGAAGCGATCGAAAACATTTCTTATATGGCAGTGCCGGAAGAATTGAAAACCGAGAACCCTTGTTATGTACTGAAAGTAAAGGGCGATTCGATGCAGGAAGAAGGCATCTTCGACGGTGACTGGGTCATCATCGAACAACGCAGCCATGCCCGTAACGGCGAAATCGTCGTAGCATTGGTCGAAAAAGCCGAAGCAACATTGAAATTTATTGAACAGTATCCACACGAAACCCTGCTAATCCCCGCCAATTCCACGATGCAGGCCATGCGTTACCGGCCCGAGCAAGTGGAAATACAAGGGGTATTAGTCGGACAAATGCGTAGCTATACCAACCACCACTAGGAGGAGATTATGCTTCATCAATCCGTTCATATGCGCGATCAAAAAGCCAATCAAACAGCCATGCTGAACAGAGCGGACCGACAGGCCGCCATCAACATGATCGAGGAAATTACGTTGGTAGTGGTACTGTGGGGCGTGTTTTTACTGGCTACCGGCTGATGTTCGTAACCATAAGCTGCATGGCATGGTCACCTGGCACCCAGCACGATGTATAAGCTGAGTTTTTATGTGCCGGTGAGCCATGCCGAACAGCTGAAACAAGCGTTGTTCG
The window above is part of the Methylomonas sp. ZR1 genome. Proteins encoded here:
- the lexA gene encoding transcriptional repressor LexA is translated as MTLTRKQQEIFDFLLQNQERFSHPPTLEELCAAMGLKSRGSLHSQIKALIDADLIEAPQRKQRGIRLTEHAKSLVNKTEASGMLPFVGTIAAGRPIEAIENISYMAVPEELKTENPCYVLKVKGDSMQEEGIFDGDWVIIEQRSHARNGEIVVALVEKAEATLKFIEQYPHETLLIPANSTMQAMRYRPEQVEIQGVLVGQMRSYTNHH
- a CDS encoding cytochrome c1 translates to MKKILYTLLFLLPFNVLASGGVKLDSADIDLSDNLSMERGAKYYVTYCLGCHSAKHIRYKRIAIDLKLDEAEVLKVVAPFGAGIYDQMHSAMNAHDAEKWFGTTPPDLSLIARSRGADWLYTYLRSFYAEPGKPLGVNNAVFPDVGMPNVFWQLQGTQSAITQKIDGHDVITGLKLDQPGQMTPQEFDKMVNDLVNFLVYVGEPVQLERQQMGKYVLFFILMFIALAYLLKKEYWKDVH
- a CDS encoding cytochrome bc complex cytochrome b subunit, which codes for MKRKMNQCSEWLLERFPLSDLWNEHMAHYYAPKNFNIWYFFGSLALFVLVNQFITGILLTMNYKPDAKLAFDSVEYIMRDVNWGWLVRYMHSTGASAFFIVVYLHMFRGLIYGSFKQPRELIWIFGMLIFVCLMAEAFMGYLLPWGQMSYWGAQVIISLFSAIPVIGDELSLWVRGDYVVSDATLNRFFAFHVIAVPLVLLILVFLHIVALHEVGSNNPDGVEIKQSKDPWGHPVDGIPFHPYYTVKDIVGVGVFMFFFATVIFYMPELGGYFLEHANFIPADPLKTPEHIAPVWYFTPFYAILRAVPDKFAGVIAMGGAIVVLFMLPWLDRSPVKSIRYRGGIFKKAVALFVVAFIGLGYLGTQPATPGATTVARILTAVYFGFFLLMPLYTRWEKTKPVPNRLTNQPSLEDRIPALLALVDEVVEVQQVPDNMGGTIAKKRPNWSGISAVLIRFAKNLKKSLD
- a CDS encoding winged helix-turn-helix domain-containing protein — protein: MLERIGLTAGVIWHHLAENGATPVAKLVYVLPEEEAVIQRSIGWLAQEDKITLSARGGDQVETIVLKG